One window of the Camelus ferus isolate YT-003-E chromosome 12, BCGSAC_Cfer_1.0, whole genome shotgun sequence genome contains the following:
- the KRT18 gene encoding keratin, type I cytoskeletal 18 — protein MSFSTQSSFSNYRSTGSVQSSYAPRPVSSAASVYAGAGGSGSRISVSRSTSSRGGWGSGNLGTRMVGCVVGVGGIQGEKETMQDLNDRLASYLEKVRSLEADNRRLEIKIREHLEKKGPQVRDWGHYLKTIEDLRAQIFANSVDNARIVLQIDNARLAADDFRVKYETELAMRQSVESDIHGLRKVIDDTNVTRLQLETEIEALKEELLFMKKNHEEEVKGLQNQIANSGLTVELDAPKSQDLSKIMADIRAQYDELARKNREELDKYWSHQIEESTTVVTSQTAEIGAAETTLTELRRTVQSLEIDLDSMRNLKASLENSLREVEARYAMQMEQLNGVLLHLESELAQTRAEGQRQNQEYEALLNVKVKLEAEINTYRRLLEDGDDFNLSDAVDSSNSRQTIQKTTTLRLVDGKVVSETSDTKVLRH, from the exons ATGAGCTTCAGCACCCAGTCCAGCTTCTCCAACTACCGGTCCACCGGCTCCGTGCAGTCGAGCTACGCGCCGCGACCAGTCAGCAGCGCGGCCAGCGTCTATGCAGGCGCCGGGGGCTCGGGATCTCGGATCTCCGTGTCCCGCTCCACCAGCTCCCGGGGCGGCTGGGGTTCCGGGAACCTGGGCACGCGGATGGTCGGGTGTGTGGTGGGCGTGGGGGGCATCCAGGGCGAAAAGGAGACCATGCAAGACCTGAATGACCGCCTGGCCTCCTACCTGGAGAAGGTGAGGAGCCTGGAGGCTGACAATCGGAGACTGGAGATCAAAATTCGGGAACACCTGGAGAAGAAGGGACCCCAGGTCCGAGACTGGGGGCATTACTTGAAGACCATTGAGGATCTGAGGGCTCAG ATCTTTGCAAATTCTGTGGACAACGCCCGCATCGTTCTGCAGATTGACAATGCCCGTCTTGCTGCTGATGACTTCAGAGTCAA GTATGAGACAGAGCTGGCTATGCGCCAGTCTGTGGAGAGTGACATCCACGGGCTCCGCAAGGTCATTGATGACACCAATGTCACTCGCCTGCAGCTGGAGACAGAGATCGAGGCCCTCAAAGAGGAGCTGCTCTTTATGAAGAAGAATCACGAGGAG GAAGTAAAGGGTCTACAAAACCAGATTGCCAACTCTGGGTTGACCGTGGAGTTGGATGCCCCCAAGTCTCAGGACCTGAGCAAGATCATGGCAGACATCCGGGCTCAGTATGACGAGCTGGCTCGGAAGAACCGAGAGGAGCTGGACAAGTACTGGTCCCATCAG ATTGAGGAGAGCACCACAGTGGTCACCTCGCAGACCGCTGAGATTGGAGCTGCCGAGACAACCCTCACAGAGCTGAGACGAACCGTGCAGTCCCTGGAGATCGACCTGGACTCCATGAGAAACCTG AAGGCCAGCTTGGAGAACAGCCTGAGGGAGGTGGAGGCCCGCTACGCCATGCAGATGGAGCAGCTCAATGGGGTTCTGCTGCACCTGGAGTCGGAGCTGGCCCAGACCCGGGCAGAGGGGCAACGCCAGAACCAGGAGTACGAGGCCCTGCTGAACGTCAAGGTCAAGCTGGAGGCTGAGATCAACACCTACCGCCGCCTGCTGGAAGATGGGGATGACTTCAA TCTTAGTGACGCCGTGGACAGCAGCAACTCCAGGCAAACCATCCAGAAGACCACCACCCTCAGGCTTGTGGATGGCAAAGTGGTGTCTGAGACCTCGGACACCAAAGTTCTGAGGCATTAA